A stretch of Myroides oncorhynchi DNA encodes these proteins:
- a CDS encoding heme/hemin ABC transporter substrate-binding protein, with the protein MKKLVALFLIATAVVSCNNKKEQESTPVETAQVKERIISLNGAISETLVVLGEKENIIAVDVTSTYPTDLKETAQDLGHTSKISVESIMALKPTVIYATEKDLKDDFKASLQKANIRLEILKQEFTLEGSKQLIQAVAKSLNKDNYKELQDKIDQDLEGVVKFEKAPKVLFIYARGAATLLVAGDKTPANSIINLAGGQNAVTEFEDFKPLTPESLLNSNPDYILMFTTGLESMGGVDGVLKIDGISKTNAGKNKKIIAMDGQLLNGFGPRVGQAAKELNKLLSE; encoded by the coding sequence ATGAAAAAACTAGTCGCATTATTTCTAATCGCAACAGCCGTAGTAAGCTGTAACAACAAAAAAGAACAAGAGTCTACACCAGTAGAAACTGCTCAAGTTAAAGAAAGAATTATCTCACTAAATGGAGCTATCAGTGAAACATTAGTAGTCCTAGGAGAAAAAGAAAATATCATCGCTGTAGACGTAACAAGTACATACCCTACAGATTTAAAAGAAACAGCACAAGATCTAGGTCATACTTCTAAAATATCTGTAGAAAGCATTATGGCTTTAAAGCCAACTGTTATCTATGCGACAGAGAAAGACCTAAAAGATGACTTTAAAGCATCTCTTCAAAAAGCAAACATCCGTTTAGAAATCCTTAAACAAGAGTTCACATTAGAAGGATCTAAACAATTAATACAAGCTGTAGCTAAATCTTTAAACAAAGATAATTACAAAGAACTTCAGGATAAAATAGATCAAGACTTAGAAGGTGTAGTTAAATTTGAGAAAGCTCCTAAAGTATTATTTATCTATGCTCGTGGCGCAGCAACATTACTAGTAGCAGGTGATAAAACACCAGCTAACAGTATCATCAACTTAGCAGGAGGACAAAATGCAGTAACTGAGTTTGAAGATTTTAAACCTCTTACTCCAGAGTCACTTCTAAACAGTAACCCTGACTATATCTTAATGTTTACGACAGGATTAGAAAGTATGGGTGGTGTAGATGGCGTTCTAAAAATAGACGGTATCAGCAAAACTAATGCAGGTAAAAACAAAAAGATAATCGCTATGGATGGTCAATTACTTAATGGTTTCGGACCAAGAGTAGGTCAAGCAGCAAAAGAATTAAACAAACTACTATCAGAATAA
- a CDS encoding aminotransferase class V-fold PLP-dependent enzyme, which translates to MLDIKAIRKDFPILTQSVNGKPLVYFDNAATAQKPKVVEDAIIHYYETINANIHRGVHTLSQLATDAYEESRKKVQRHLNAKYDYEVLFTAGTTFGINLVANGFGTMLKAGDEILISALEHHSNIVPWQFACERSGATLKVIPMNLDGDLIMAEFDKLLTSNTKVVAVNHISNALGTINPIKEIIEKAHKVGAAVLIDGAQATPHVRPDVQDLDCDFYVFSGHKVCGPTGTGILYGKEEWLNKLPPYQGGGEMIKTVTFEKTTYACLPHKFEAGTPNIAGGIVLGVALDYLNELGFENIEAYEHELLEYGTKCLLEIEGLKIYGTAKEKTSVISFNLEGIHPYDVGVIVDKLGVAVRTGHHCTQPIMDFFGIPGTIRASFAFYNTKEEIDVLVEAVKKAQMMLA; encoded by the coding sequence ATGTTAGATATAAAGGCGATACGTAAGGATTTTCCTATCCTTACCCAATCAGTAAATGGGAAACCGTTAGTTTATTTTGACAATGCTGCTACTGCACAGAAACCTAAAGTAGTAGAGGATGCTATTATTCATTACTACGAAACTATCAACGCAAACATACATAGAGGAGTACATACATTAAGCCAATTGGCAACAGATGCGTATGAAGAGTCTCGTAAAAAGGTACAAAGACATCTTAATGCTAAGTATGATTATGAAGTACTGTTTACAGCAGGTACTACTTTTGGTATTAACCTTGTAGCGAATGGTTTCGGAACGATGTTAAAAGCGGGTGATGAGATACTTATATCAGCTTTAGAGCATCACTCTAATATAGTACCTTGGCAGTTTGCATGTGAGCGTTCTGGGGCTACTCTTAAAGTGATTCCTATGAATCTTGATGGAGATTTGATTATGGCAGAATTCGATAAGTTATTAACATCGAATACTAAAGTGGTTGCTGTGAATCATATTTCAAATGCACTGGGAACAATCAACCCTATTAAAGAGATTATTGAGAAAGCGCATAAAGTAGGAGCTGCTGTTCTAATAGATGGGGCTCAAGCTACTCCACATGTTAGACCTGATGTTCAGGATTTAGACTGTGATTTTTATGTGTTTTCTGGACATAAAGTGTGTGGACCTACTGGTACTGGTATTCTTTATGGTAAAGAGGAGTGGTTAAATAAATTACCTCCTTATCAAGGTGGTGGAGAAATGATCAAGACAGTTACGTTTGAGAAAACTACGTATGCATGTTTACCTCATAAGTTTGAAGCAGGTACTCCGAATATCGCTGGCGGTATTGTATTAGGAGTTGCTTTAGACTACTTAAATGAGTTAGGGTTTGAGAATATTGAAGCCTATGAGCATGAGTTACTTGAGTATGGAACGAAGTGTTTACTTGAGATCGAAGGACTTAAGATATACGGTACAGCGAAAGAGAAGACATCTGTAATTTCTTTTAATCTTGAGGGAATACACCCTTATGATGTTGGAGTGATTGTAGATAAGCTTGGTGTAGCTGTACGCACAGGTCATCACTGTACTCAACCGATTATGGATTTCTTCGGAATACCAGGTACAATCAGAGCTTCTTTTGCTTTCTATAATACGAAAGAAGAAATAGATGTGTTAGTAGAGGCAGTGAAGAAAGCACAAATGATGTTAGCTTAA
- a CDS encoding S1/P1 nuclease — MKKLLSLLVVAFFALQTANIFAWGTTGHRVVAELAERNLSKKAKKQLKEIIGNQQLAYWANWPDFLKSDPTWKFSDSWHYINLPGDLDRAAFDKELANSTDANLYKRALVLIEELKDKNLPLAKKQENLYFLIHIIGDAHQPLHIGRADDLGGNRVKLEWFRKSTNLHSIWDSSLVDFDKYSYTEYATVLDVHGKAYNQKLTAGTLEDWIFDSYTMANKIYNSVQPEESLSYRYHFDQKDNIEAQLLKGGLRLAEVLNDIFK, encoded by the coding sequence ATGAAAAAATTATTATCACTACTAGTAGTAGCGTTTTTCGCATTACAGACAGCGAATATATTTGCATGGGGTACTACAGGACATAGAGTAGTAGCCGAATTAGCTGAAAGAAACCTTAGCAAAAAAGCAAAGAAACAACTTAAAGAAATCATTGGTAATCAACAATTAGCATATTGGGCAAATTGGCCAGATTTTTTAAAGTCTGATCCTACTTGGAAGTTTTCAGATAGCTGGCATTATATCAACTTACCTGGTGATCTAGACAGAGCTGCTTTTGATAAAGAATTAGCAAACTCTACAGATGCCAACTTGTATAAAAGAGCCCTTGTCTTAATTGAAGAATTAAAAGACAAGAACCTTCCATTAGCAAAGAAACAAGAGAACTTATATTTTCTAATTCACATTATTGGTGATGCACACCAGCCTTTACACATAGGTAGAGCTGATGACTTAGGTGGAAATAGAGTAAAATTAGAATGGTTTAGAAAATCAACTAACTTACACAGTATTTGGGACTCTTCATTAGTAGATTTTGACAAATATAGTTATACAGAATATGCTACAGTATTAGATGTACATGGTAAAGCTTATAATCAAAAGCTAACAGCTGGTACATTAGAAGACTGGATCTTCGATTCATATACGATGGCTAACAAAATCTATAATAGTGTACAACCAGAAGAATCATTAAGCTACCGTTATCACTTTGATCAGAAAGATAATATAGAAGCACAATTGCTAAAAGGAGGATTAAGACTTGCTGAAGTTCTAAACGACATCTTCAAATAA
- the hflX gene encoding GTPase HflX has protein sequence MIEREEINFERSVIVGIITQNQDESKLKEYLDELEFLTFTAGGEVYKRFTQKMDKPNPKTFVGTGKMEEIHSYIVENDIHTVIFDDELTPAQQKNISRELDCKVLDRTNLILDIFAQRAQTSYARTQVELAQFQYLLPRLSGMWTHLERQRGGIGMRGPGETEIETDRRIVRDRITLLREKLKVIDKQMASQRGNRGAMVRVALVGYTNVGKSTLMNAVGKSEVFVENKLFATLDTTVRKIVIGNLPFLLSDTVGFIRKLPTQLVESFKSTLDEVREADLLLHIVDISHHDFEEHIESVNEILKDIKSDDKPTIMVFNKIDAYKAETIEEDDLMTERTSKHYTIEEWKKTWMSKVGEENTIFISATEKENFEEFRKKIYETVRQIHVTRFPYNNFLFPDYEHLMEPSEEE, from the coding sequence ATGATTGAAAGAGAAGAAATAAATTTTGAACGTTCTGTAATCGTAGGAATCATTACACAAAATCAAGATGAGTCGAAACTTAAAGAGTATCTAGATGAGCTAGAGTTTTTGACATTTACAGCAGGAGGAGAAGTATATAAGCGCTTTACACAAAAGATGGATAAGCCAAATCCTAAGACCTTCGTAGGTACGGGGAAAATGGAAGAAATCCATAGTTACATTGTAGAGAACGATATTCATACGGTAATATTCGATGATGAGTTGACACCAGCTCAACAAAAAAATATTTCTAGAGAATTAGATTGTAAGGTATTAGACCGTACAAACTTAATCCTAGATATCTTCGCTCAAAGAGCACAGACTTCATATGCACGTACGCAAGTGGAGTTAGCACAGTTCCAATATTTACTACCTAGACTATCAGGTATGTGGACTCACTTAGAGAGACAGCGTGGAGGTATTGGTATGAGAGGACCTGGAGAGACAGAGATCGAAACGGATAGACGTATCGTACGCGACCGTATCACTTTACTTAGAGAGAAACTAAAGGTTATCGATAAACAGATGGCTTCTCAACGTGGAAATCGAGGAGCAATGGTACGTGTAGCACTAGTAGGATATACTAACGTAGGTAAATCTACCCTAATGAATGCTGTGGGTAAGAGTGAAGTATTTGTTGAGAATAAACTATTCGCAACATTAGATACTACAGTGCGTAAGATCGTAATTGGTAACTTGCCATTCTTATTATCAGATACGGTAGGATTTATCCGCAAGCTACCTACTCAATTAGTTGAGTCATTTAAAAGTACACTTGACGAGGTAAGAGAGGCAGATTTACTGTTACACATAGTGGATATCTCACATCACGATTTTGAAGAGCATATCGAATCTGTAAATGAGATCCTAAAGGATATCAAGAGTGACGACAAGCCAACAATCATGGTCTTTAATAAGATCGATGCTTATAAAGCGGAGACTATAGAAGAAGATGATTTAATGACAGAGCGTACTTCTAAACACTATACAATAGAAGAGTGGAAGAAAACGTGGATGAGTAAAGTGGGAGAAGAGAACACCATATTTATCTCTGCTACAGAGAAGGAAAACTTCGAAGAATTTAGAAAGAAAATATACGAGACGGTACGTCAAATACACGTTACGCGCTTCCCGTATAACAACTTTTTATTCCCCGATTATGAACATTTAATGGAGCCTTCGGAAGAAGAATAG
- a CDS encoding DUF3078 domain-containing protein: MKKLLVGLFTVLAVYSTHAQETEATTTPEMASPWTKAGNFTFLLNQSSFSNWQAGGDNNISGNIKVNYDFNYKEGDWNWDNKVLGSYGLTKLQGQDQKKTDDRFEFNSLLGKKAQGNWFYSAFVNFKTQFDRGVSKEGEYNSHFMSPAYLQIGPGMLWKKSDNLKVNIAPATSRLIFVHNHFTELGDAFGVEQGKSMKYQLGMSINGYYKFDVMENVSVENILNLYSNYLKKPENVVVDYQLNVVMKINKYLSTNFTFQTIYDDLAFQGFQIREMIGVGVNYNF, from the coding sequence ATGAAAAAACTTTTAGTAGGATTATTTACTGTATTAGCGGTGTATTCGACTCATGCTCAGGAAACTGAAGCAACTACTACACCTGAAATGGCTAGTCCATGGACAAAGGCTGGAAACTTTACTTTTTTGCTTAATCAGTCTAGTTTTTCTAACTGGCAAGCTGGTGGAGATAATAATATCTCTGGAAACATTAAGGTGAACTATGATTTTAATTACAAAGAAGGTGATTGGAATTGGGACAACAAAGTTTTAGGAAGTTATGGATTGACTAAATTACAAGGTCAAGATCAGAAGAAAACTGACGATAGATTTGAGTTCAATTCATTATTAGGTAAAAAAGCACAAGGGAATTGGTTCTATTCTGCTTTTGTAAACTTTAAGACTCAATTTGATAGAGGAGTTAGTAAAGAGGGAGAGTATAATTCGCACTTTATGTCTCCTGCTTATTTACAAATTGGACCTGGTATGTTATGGAAGAAGAGTGATAATTTAAAAGTGAATATTGCACCTGCTACTTCACGTCTTATTTTTGTTCACAACCATTTTACTGAATTAGGTGATGCTTTTGGTGTTGAACAAGGTAAATCAATGAAGTACCAACTGGGGATGTCTATTAATGGATACTATAAATTCGATGTTATGGAGAATGTATCTGTTGAGAATATCTTAAACTTATATTCTAACTACTTAAAGAAACCTGAGAACGTAGTTGTAGATTACCAATTGAATGTAGTAATGAAGATTAATAAATATCTTTCTACTAACTTCACATTCCAAACTATCTATGATGATCTTGCATTCCAAGGTTTCCAAATTAGAGAAATGATTGGTGTAGGAGTTAATTATAATTTCTAA
- a CDS encoding DUF2480 family protein yields MEGEIVNKVANSALKVFDLEDLYPANPRMDIDIAQWLYEGFVLREKEYRTALKEVDWTVYKGAYVGLFCSTDAILPGWAYMLLTSHLQPVAERIFLGDKAHLEKSIYQELLFALDYSQYEDLPVIIKGCSKKEIPDEAYVLATQLMMNHARSVMFGEACSAVPVYKRSSKK; encoded by the coding sequence ATGGAAGGAGAAATCGTAAATAAAGTAGCGAATAGCGCTTTGAAAGTTTTTGATTTAGAGGATTTATATCCTGCTAATCCTCGTATGGATATTGATATTGCGCAGTGGTTATATGAAGGTTTTGTATTAAGAGAAAAGGAGTATAGAACCGCTCTTAAAGAGGTTGATTGGACTGTTTATAAAGGAGCTTATGTGGGACTTTTTTGTTCGACAGATGCTATCTTGCCGGGATGGGCATACATGTTATTGACAAGTCATTTACAACCTGTGGCTGAACGTATTTTTCTTGGAGATAAAGCTCATTTAGAAAAATCTATTTATCAAGAGTTATTATTTGCATTAGATTATTCGCAATATGAAGATTTGCCTGTTATTATTAAAGGGTGCTCAAAGAAGGAAATTCCTGATGAAGCTTATGTTTTAGCTACACAATTAATGATGAATCACGCGCGTTCAGTAATGTTCGGTGAAGCGTGCTCTGCAGTGCCAGTTTATAAACGTTCGTCTAAAAAGTAG
- a CDS encoding SufE family protein: MTIKEIQEEIVDDFSMFDDWMQRYEYIIELGKSLPLIDPQYQVEQNLIKGCQSQVWLYAELKEDKIFFTANSDAILTKGIIAILIRVFSGQKAEDILKADMSFIDEIGLKEHLSPTRANGLVSMIKQIKMYALAFEAKQQ; encoded by the coding sequence ATGACAATTAAAGAAATTCAAGAAGAGATAGTTGACGATTTTTCAATGTTCGACGATTGGATGCAGCGTTATGAGTATATTATAGAATTAGGGAAGTCCCTTCCTCTAATTGATCCTCAGTATCAGGTAGAACAAAACCTAATTAAAGGATGTCAATCGCAAGTTTGGTTATACGCAGAATTAAAAGAAGATAAAATATTCTTTACAGCAAATAGTGATGCTATTCTAACGAAAGGGATTATTGCTATTTTGATTCGTGTATTCTCTGGACAGAAAGCGGAAGATATTTTGAAGGCTGATATGTCTTTTATCGATGAGATTGGTTTGAAAGAGCACCTATCACCGACAAGAGCTAATGGATTAGTGTCAATGATAAAACAAATTAAAATGTACGCTTTAGCTTTTGAAGCTAAACAACAATAA
- a CDS encoding SPOR domain-containing protein — translation MKIEKYISALLYRYQCVIIPGFGALLTEIKSSYYSEEKLCFFPPQKSLSFNVNIKHNDGLLANHIATEESISYDEAVLLIKTEVNRWNLELTNIGRLSLTSIGVFQSNNEGNLVFEPIINSNYLTTSFGLSTVDANMITRTPIVPLIETVAVPVAKKNKVFTYLKYAAVIAIFASTASVLVNNGYEAYLNDQSYIVEKNVQAKVQGKIQQATFIIEPAATTISIPVKEEVIEEAPVINNTPYHIIACAFRAERTSEAEALKLRQKGFENAVALPRTKYGVYPVSYGGHATQNQAQTEMRKIHNTINIDAWILVQ, via the coding sequence ATGAAGATCGAAAAATACATATCAGCGTTACTATATAGATACCAGTGTGTTATCATACCAGGTTTCGGGGCATTGCTAACAGAAATAAAGTCATCTTACTACAGTGAGGAGAAGCTTTGCTTCTTCCCTCCACAGAAGAGTCTTTCTTTCAATGTTAATATAAAGCACAATGATGGTTTGTTAGCTAATCACATTGCTACAGAAGAGAGTATTTCTTATGATGAAGCAGTTCTTCTAATCAAAACTGAAGTTAATCGATGGAATCTAGAGTTAACTAATATTGGTAGACTAAGTCTAACTAGTATTGGAGTATTCCAATCTAATAATGAAGGAAACCTAGTATTCGAGCCAATAATTAACAGCAATTATCTAACGACATCTTTCGGTCTGTCTACAGTAGATGCTAATATGATCACTCGTACGCCTATCGTTCCTCTTATAGAAACTGTAGCAGTACCTGTAGCAAAGAAAAACAAGGTATTTACTTACTTAAAATATGCAGCTGTCATTGCTATATTCGCTAGCACAGCTAGTGTATTAGTAAACAACGGATATGAAGCATACTTAAATGATCAATCATATATCGTAGAAAAAAATGTACAGGCTAAAGTACAAGGCAAAATACAACAAGCTACTTTTATAATAGAACCTGCTGCTACTACTATATCTATTCCTGTGAAAGAAGAAGTAATAGAAGAAGCTCCTGTGATAAATAACACGCCTTACCACATTATAGCATGCGCATTTAGAGCCGAACGCACTTCTGAAGCTGAAGCACTTAAACTAAGACAAAAAGGGTTTGAAAATGCTGTAGCCTTACCTCGTACTAAATATGGTGTATATCCTGTATCGTATGGAGGCCATGCAACTCAAAATCAAGCACAAACTGAAATGAGAAAAATCCATAACACGATTAATATTGATGCTTGGATTTTAGTACAATAA
- a CDS encoding acyl-CoA thioesterase, with product MEAKLVSESATLMTDLVLPGETNPLNNMFGGELLARMDRAAGIAARRHSRRVCVTASVNHVAFNRPIPLGSVVTVEAKISRSFNSSMEVYLDVWIEDRESGIKKKANEAIYTFVAVDDTGHPVSIPELIPETDLEKERYIGALRRKQLSLVIAGKMKPTDATELKALFND from the coding sequence ATGGAAGCAAAACTAGTATCTGAATCAGCAACTTTAATGACTGACTTGGTTCTACCAGGAGAAACTAACCCTCTAAACAATATGTTCGGTGGAGAGCTTTTAGCTCGTATGGACAGAGCTGCTGGTATCGCTGCCAGAAGACACTCACGTAGAGTATGTGTTACAGCATCCGTTAACCACGTAGCTTTTAACAGACCAATTCCCCTAGGTAGTGTAGTGACTGTAGAGGCTAAGATATCACGTTCATTTAATTCGTCTATGGAAGTATATTTAGACGTATGGATTGAAGATAGAGAATCTGGAATCAAAAAGAAAGCAAATGAAGCTATCTATACATTCGTAGCAGTAGATGACACAGGACATCCTGTTTCTATCCCAGAACTAATCCCAGAAACTGACTTAGAAAAAGAAAGATATATCGGTGCTTTAAGACGTAAACAACTGAGTTTAGTCATAGCTGGTAAAATGAAACCAACAGATGCAACAGAGCTTAAAGCTCTATTTAATGATTAA
- the asnA gene encoding aspartate--ammonia ligase: protein MSKKEILQTEKSIALVKAQFSKSLCDALNLFPISSPMIVNEGTGINDDLNGIERPVSFPVKFLNNNRGVVVHSLAKWKRIRLQELELDAHEGILTDMKALRPDEDSSPIHSIYVDQWDWELRIEKTDRTLSYLKNIVRQIYQALLDTEEQVYKDQGIEPILPKKLSFIHSEQLLQLYPTLSPKEREHAIAKDYGAVFIIGIGGKLSNGEAHDSRSADYDDWTTATEEGYKGLNGDLLVWNPVHEKSLELSSMGIRVDKEALEHQLDLAGASDKKTLLYHSLLLAEKLPLCIGGGLGQSRICMFLLRKRHIGEVQASIWPEDVRKQTELEGINLL from the coding sequence ATGAGCAAAAAAGAAATTTTACAGACAGAAAAATCCATTGCCTTAGTGAAAGCACAATTCTCTAAAAGCCTATGTGATGCACTTAACTTATTCCCAATTTCATCACCAATGATCGTAAATGAGGGGACTGGTATTAACGATGACTTAAACGGGATAGAGCGTCCAGTGTCATTCCCTGTAAAATTTCTAAATAACAATCGTGGTGTAGTGGTTCACTCTTTGGCAAAATGGAAAAGAATCAGACTACAAGAACTAGAACTAGATGCTCACGAAGGTATCCTAACAGATATGAAAGCATTGCGTCCTGATGAAGACAGTAGCCCTATCCACTCTATCTATGTTGACCAATGGGACTGGGAATTAAGAATAGAAAAAACAGATAGAACACTTAGTTACCTAAAGAATATAGTACGTCAAATCTACCAAGCCTTATTAGATACAGAAGAGCAAGTGTACAAAGATCAAGGAATAGAACCTATCTTACCAAAAAAGTTGTCATTTATTCACTCTGAGCAATTATTACAGTTATACCCTACTCTATCTCCAAAAGAAAGAGAACACGCCATAGCGAAGGATTATGGAGCTGTATTTATCATCGGTATCGGAGGTAAACTATCGAATGGCGAGGCGCATGATAGCAGATCTGCTGATTATGATGACTGGACTACAGCTACAGAAGAAGGTTACAAAGGATTAAATGGAGATTTACTAGTATGGAACCCAGTACATGAGAAGTCTCTAGAACTATCTTCAATGGGAATAAGAGTAGATAAAGAAGCATTAGAACACCAGTTAGATTTAGCTGGTGCATCAGATAAGAAAACACTGTTATATCACAGCTTATTGCTAGCAGAAAAGTTACCTCTATGCATCGGTGGTGGATTAGGACAATCAAGAATCTGTATGTTCCTATTGCGCAAAAGACACATAGGTGAAGTACAAGCAAGTATCTGGCCTGAGGATGTAAGAAAACAAACAGAATTAGAAGGAATCAATCTACTATAA
- a CDS encoding iron-sulfur cluster assembly protein, whose product MEEIDVQQLGENIVKVLKTIYDPEIPVDIYELGLIYDVFVNESHDVKILMTLTSPNCPVAETLPMEVEEKVRSIDNVKGVEIELTFDPSWTKDLMSEEAKLELGML is encoded by the coding sequence ATGGAAGAAATAGATGTACAACAATTAGGAGAGAATATAGTTAAGGTACTTAAGACTATTTATGACCCTGAGATTCCAGTTGATATATATGAGTTAGGACTTATTTATGATGTATTCGTAAATGAGAGTCACGATGTGAAGATATTGATGACACTAACTTCACCTAACTGTCCTGTAGCAGAAACTTTACCTATGGAAGTAGAAGAAAAGGTTCGTTCTATAGACAATGTTAAAGGAGTTGAAATTGAATTGACTTTTGATCCTTCTTGGACAAAGGACTTAATGAGTGAAGAAGCAAAGTTAGAGCTTGGTATGCTATAA